Part of the Primulina huaijiensis isolate GDHJ02 chromosome 15, ASM1229523v2, whole genome shotgun sequence genome is shown below.
ATGAATACATGCCAAACAAAAGTCTGGACAAGATTTTATTTGGTGAGTATCATACTTGTATATATACTAGTCATTAAGAAATTCACAATGCATTTGGAGCAGCGATACATCATTAAGCTTACGAGAAATTTGAAACTTATTGAACTAAATCGTCTAACCAACAGTGACATGATACTGCATTTTCATTGCTAGATGAAACAATAGGTGATTCGCTAGATTGGCCAAAACGTTTCCATATCATCAATGGAATAGCCAGGGGACTTTTGTATCTTCATCAAGATTCCAGATTGAGGATTATTCACCGAGATCTCAAAGCCAGCAACATATTGCTGGATTCAGACATGAACCCAAAGATTTCGGACTTNNNNNNNNNNNNNNNNNNNNNNNNNNNNNNNNNNNNNNNNNNNNNNNNNNNNNNNNNNNNNNNNNNNNNNNNNNNNNNNNNNNNNNNNNNNNNNNNNNNNGAATTATCTCTGGCAGAGTTTTGATTATCCAACTGATACATATCTGCCAAGTATGAAGTTGGGGTGGAATTTGGTGACTGGTGTAGATGTGTACCTTGCAGCATGGAAGGCTGATGATGATCCAGCTCCAGGAGAGTTCGTATATCGCTTGGAACTCAGCGGATATCCACAAATATTCTTGAGAAGAAACACCTCTGAACTCACTAGATTTGGACCCTGGAATGGAATTTACTTTAGTGGATTTCCAGATGTCAGAGGGAACCCCACgttttctatggattttgtgatggATAAAAATGGGGTGTATTATCAAGAAAATGCAATTGACAAGCAAGTTGTTCGGAGGTTTAAGTTGTTTTCAAGTGGAGTTGGACAGAAGCTAACATGGGTAAATCGAACGCAAAAGTGGGAAGTTTATATGGATAGACCAGCTGATAACTGTGATAGTTATGGCCTTTGCGGTGCTTATGGGATATGTCATATTCAAAATTCTCCAGCATGCAGTTGTCTGGGTAGATTTGTCCCAAAAGATTCAGAGGGTTGGATTAAAGCAGATTGGACAAGCGGATGCATTCGAAGGACAAACTTGAGTTGCCAAGGGGATGGATTTATTAGGTACTCAAGTATCAAACTACCAGATGCCCAAAATTCGTGGATCAACGAGAGTATGACACTTACAGAATGCGAAGCGGAATGCTTAAAGAATTGCTCATGTTCGGCGTACACACAATTAAATATAAGCAATGGGATCGGATGCCTTCTTTGGTTTGGTGACTTGGTTGATATCAGATCTCTGAGTGTAGATGGACAAGATATTTACATCAAAATGGCATCTTCTGAAATAGGTAAGAACTCATCTCACACATACAAATATCGATCAACATCTTCCTATCTTTTGCAGCTACTGTATTTCTTTCACTTACACTATCCTTTTGCATACAAATGGAGAATGAGCTACACCACACCACACTATATCGAGTTCATGACAAAATGCAGAATGATTACTAAGCTGGAGAGGCTCTCCTCTTGGGCTTATGGCCTACACttgtaaataatttaacatgGTTACAGGACATCAAATCTTAGATGAAAGAATACAAGCTATGtcccttttttttaatatactatATTCCTCCGAACCTGGGGATAGATATTTGACAACCAATTTAGAAAAGTCCATAATACTTCAAAACTGTTAGTATTTACTGTCGTAGCCTGctcaaaatcacaaaaatcacAGAAGGGAGAACACACATTACATACACATTTTCCCTCGTATGTACATTCACTTAGTTGAGCCGTCTAAGAAGCACAAGAGGCGTGCTGACTTTCTTATCTTGCTAGTTTACTACTCAACATGCTTTTCAACAAATCAGTTGAGAGGGAGTGCAATGGATTGTATCATACATCTTATATGATCCAAtatgttgaatttttatcacaACTTATTAGATGTTTTGAAACTAACAAGAAATTAGATCTGAACAAGCTTCAAGAGCTTatgaaatacttttttttttaatctaaaaacGGAAATCTTATGGTTTCAAGGCCAGATCGTAAGTATCATCAACACAAGTAGAGGAACGAAGAGAAGAATACTTATCGCAAGTTTGACCTCAATAATGGGAATGATTCTTCTAGGCCTAAGCCTCATGCTGTTtatttggaagaggaataaaGGTTCAATGACAGGTGAAGAAGGTGAGGCAAACTTCGCTTCTCATGCTTAacaactataaaaaaaatactaatataaGTTCTTACTATTATCTAGATAAAAAAAGCCTTCCATTCTTTTCCTGTGATAAATTCTACATCTTCATGTTACATGTAGCGAGGAAATGCAAAGAGAGCAAAGACAAAGAGTCAGAGCTTACTTTCTTCAAATTAGATATTATCCTCAAAGCTACTAACTGCTTTGCCATGGAAAACAAGCTTGGCGAAGGAGGTTTTGGACCTGTTTATAAGGTAAAATTTTACagacatataaatataaatttccaAAAACAAGTGACGAACATAAAGCATAATCgatttttattcattatttGCTTAAGAAACCAAAAAAGGGAATGTTATAAATGGGCAATCTCATATGATCAAATATGGACAATAGTGGACTTCACATTTGTCATTTGGGTATTCTGATCttagggtgtgctcaaagaggGACAAGAAATTGCCGTGAAACAGTTGGCAAGAACCTCTATGCAAGGGATCGATGAATTCAAGAATGAAGTGATCTGTATTGCCAAGCTTCAGCACCGAAATCTCGTGAGACTTCTAGGATGCTGTGTTCAAGGAGACGAAAATTTGTTGATATATGAATACATGCCGAACAAAAGTCTTGATACGATTTTATTCCGTGAGTATCAATCATACATGTTCCCCATGCATTCCCAGTTGCGATACATCACGGTGTCTACGAGACTTTAGGACTTTATTGAACTAAAATTGCCTAAccaacattttgacataatacaAACTTGTCATTGCCAGATGATACAACAAGTGATTTACTTGATTGGCCAAAACGTTTTCGTATCATCAATGGAATAGCCAGGGGACTTGTATATCTTCATCAAGATTCCCGCTTGAGGATTATTCATCGAGATCTCAAAGCCAGCAACATATTGCTGGATTCAGAAATGAACCCAAAGATATCGGACTTTGGAATGGCTAGAAGTTTCGGAGGCAATGAGACTGAAGCTAAGACACGCCGAGTTGTCGGGACATAGTAATAAGAATCTTACTAGCTTGAACGTATTTCTATTTCAGTTATCGTGACACTATTATCTGATGAACACCCATTTTGCAGTGGTTACATGTCTCCCGAATATGCAGTGGATGGAATCTTCTCGGTAAAATCGGATGTGTTCAGCTTTGGAGTACTAGTCCTAGAAATCGTGAGTGGGAAGAGAAACAGAGGATTTTCACATAGCGATCACCACCTCAACCTCATCGGACATGTAAGTGATGTGTCTCCATTAGTCTGCAAACGTCAGCTCCTATCAATATGATATTTGGTATAAACAAGTCCTAAAATTGTGATCAGGCGTGGACCCTTTACAAAGAAGAAAGGTCACACGGATTAGCCGAAGCCTCCCTACAAAATCCTCGAGACTTGCCTCAAGTGATAAGGTCGATCCATGTTGGCCTGCTGTGTGTGCAGCAGAACCCTGAGGATAGACCGAGCATGTCCTCGGTGGTCCTGATGTTGGGCAATGATGGCGTACTACCTGAAGCTAAACAGCCCGGTTTCTTCACAGAAAGAGAGCCCGTTGTTTCTCAAGATTCATCGTCCACGCACGCAACGAATTCGCCAAATCATCTCACCATCACCCAGCTAGATCCCAGATAGGATATATGTTACGTTGCAAACTTGCAATCTTATTGTTTGTGCACTCGTGTCTCGTTCCTAGCACAtctaacatttgaaataatgtatatatatatatatggtccGTAATTTACCAAAGGATATTGTGAAATGTAGTTTGTTGCGAATGATAGTTCAATTATGTTTTCCGAATGAAGTATGTCTTGATAAATATGTTCGATTGTTCTAATAGTTTCCATGAAGAATAGAGTTTTCGGACTTTTGTGATTAATATTTTCAAGGTAGTAACTAGTAATAAATTATCTGTGAAGGAAGATGAAAAGAAGTCGAAAGATTTGAAAAGTAAGGATAGATTATTGAGTATAGAAAGAGTAAAGACGACTTTCGTAGTAATTTCTTTGTTGTGTACTTTGGTCTATAGCTACAATCAagaatatttattgaatatgatatttgaaattttattatatattatgttataaaacTGAAATACTTAATGGTTTAAAAGCATAATCGACTGATTAATTAAACACATTTAACCAacttaaaaatttgatttaactTATTGAATCAACTGCAATATATGACTTAACTGactgaaatgttattttatatgtgttaaaaAGTATGATTTATTAAGTTCGAATATCATTCTCGTCGATCGGATATAACGAATTAATCATATTTTGTATAGTTTCTAAATATCATATAATCATAATTAGTAAGGTTGACCTTTCAATATCTCAATTCACAATAAATATATATNNNNNNNNNNNNNNNNNNNNNNNNNNNNNNNNNNNNNNNNNNNNNNNNNNNNNNNNNNNNNNNNNNNNNNNNNNNNNNNNNNNNNNNNNNNNNNNNNNNNNNNNNNNNNNNNNNNNNNNNNNNNNNNNNNNNNNNNNNNNNNNNNNNNNNNNNNNNNNNNNNNNNNNNNNNNNNNNNNNNNNNNNNNNNNNNNNNNNNNNNNNNNNNNNNNNNNNNNNNNNNNNNNNNNNNNNNNNNNNNNNNNNNNNNNNNNNNNNNNNNNNNNNNNNNNNNNNNNNNNNNNNNNNNNNNNNNNNNNNNNNNNNNNNNNNNNNNNNNNNNNNNNNNNNNNNNNNNNNNNNNNNNNNNNNNNNNNNNNNNNNNNNNNNNNNNNNNNNNNNNNNNNNNNNNNNNNNNNNNNNNNNNNNNNNNNNNNNNNNNNNNNNNNNNNNNNNNNNNNNNNNNNNNNNNNNNNNNNNNNNNNNNNNNNNNNNNNNNNNNNNNNNNNNNNNNNNNNNNNNNNNNNNNNNNNNNNNNNNNNNNNNNNNNNNNNNNNNNNNNNNNNNNNNNNNNNNNNNNNNNNNNNNNNNNNNNNNNNNNNNNNNNNNNNNNNNNNNNNNNNNNNNNNNNNNNNNNNNNNNNNNNNNNNNNNNNNNNNNNNNNNNNNNNNNNNNNNNNNNNNNNNNNNNNNNNNNNNNNNNNNNNNNNNNNNNNNNNNNNNNNNNNNNNNNNNNNNNNNNNNNNNNNNNNNNNNNNNNNNNNNNNNNNNNNNNNNNNNNNNNNNNNNNNNNNNNNNNNNNNNNNNNNNNNNNNNNNNNNNNNNNNNNNNNNNNNNNNNNNNNNNNNNNNNNNNNNNNNNNNNNNNNNNNNNNNNNNNNNNNNNNNNNNNNNNNNNNNNNNNNNNNNNNNNNNNNNNNNNNNNNNNNNNNNNNNNNNNNNNNNNNNNNNNNNNNNNNNNNNNNNNNNNNNNNNNNNNNNNNNNNNNNNNNNNNNNNNNNNNNNNNNNNNNNNNNNNNNNNNNNNNNNNNNNNNNNNNNNNNNNNNNNNNNNNNNNNNNNNNNNNNNNNNNNNNNNNNNNNNNNNNNNNNNNNNNNNNNNNNNNNNNNNNNNNNNNNNNNNNNNNNNNNNNNNNNNNNNNNNNNNNNNNNNNNNNNNNNNNNNNNNNNNNNNNNNNNNNNNNNNNNNNNNNNNNNNNNNNNNNNNNNNNNNNNNNNNNNNNNNNNNNNNNNNNNNNNNNNNNNNNNNNNNNNNNNNNNNNNNNNNNNNNNNNNNNNNNNNNNNNNNNNNNNNNNNNNNNNNNNNNNNNNNNNNNNNNNNNNNNNNNNNNNNNNNNNNNNNNNNNNNNNNNNNNNNNNNNNNNNNNNNNNNNNNNNNNNNNNNNNNNNNNNNNNNNNNNNNNNNNNNNNNNNNNNNNNNNNNNNNNNNNNNNNNNNNNNNNNNNNNNNNNNNNNNNNNNNNNNNNNNNNNNNNNNNNNNNNNNNNNNNNNNNNNNNNNNNNNNNNNNNNNNNNNNNNNNNNNNNNNNNNNNNNNNNNNNNNNNNNNNNNNNNNNNNNNNNNNNNNNNNNNNNNNNNNNNNNNNNNNNNNNNNNNNNNNNNNNNNNNNNNNNNNNNNNNNNNNNNNNNNNNNNNNNNNNNNNNNNNNNNNNNNNNNNNNNNNNNNNNNNNNNNNNNNNNNNNNNNNNNNNNNNNNNNNNNNNNNNNNNNNNNNNNNNNNNNNNNNNNNNNNNNNNNNNNNNNNNNNNNNNNNNNNNNNNNNNNNNNNNNNNNNNNNNNNNNNNNNNNNNNNNNNNNNNNNNNNNNNNNNNNNNNNNNNNNNNNNNNNNNNNNNNNNNNNNNNNNNNNNNNNNNNNNNNNNNNNNNNNNNNNNNNNNNNNNNNNNNNNNNNNNNNNNNNNNNNNNNNNNNNNNNNNNNNNNNNNNNNNNNNNNNNNNNNNNNNNNNNNNNNNNNNNNNNNNNNNNNNNNNNNNNNNNNNNNNNNNNNNNNNNNNNNNNNNNNNNNNNNNNNNNNNNNNNNNNNNNNNNNNNNNNNNNNNNNNNNNNNNNNNNNNNNNNNNNNNNNNNNNNNNNNNNNNNNNNNNNNNNNNNNNNNNNNNNNNNNNNNNNNNNNNNNNNNNNNNNNNNNNNNNNNNNNNNNNNNNNNNNNNNNNNNNNNNNNNNNNNNNNNNNNNNNNNNNNNNNNNNNNNNNNNNNNNNNNNNNNNNNNNNNNNNNNNNNNNNNNNNNNNNNNNNNNNNNNNNNNNNNNNNNNNNNNNNNNNNNNNNNNNNNNNNNNNNNNNNNNNNNNNNNNNNNNNNNNNNNNNNNNNNNNNNNNNNNNNNNNNNNNNNNNNNNNNNNNNNNNNNNNNNNNNNNNNNNNNNNNNNNNNNNNNNNNNNNNNNNNNNNNNNNNNNNNNNNNNNNNNNNNNNNNNNNNNNNNNNNNNNNNNNNNNNNNNNNNNNNNNNNNNNNNNNNNNNNNNNNNNNNNNNNNNNNNNNNNNNNNNNNNNNNNNNNNNNNNNNNNNNNNNNNNNNNNNNNNNNNNNNNNNNNNNNNNNNNNNNNNNNNNNNNNNNNNNNNNNNNNNNNNNNNNNNNNNNNNNNNNNNNNNNNNNNNNNNNNNNNNNNNNNNNNNNNNNNNNNNNNNNNNNNNNNNNNNNNNNNNNNNNNNNNNNNNNNNNNNNNNNNNNNNNNNNNNNNNNNNNNNNNNNNNNNNNNNNNNNNNNNNNNNNNNNNNNNNNNNNNNNNNNNNNNNNNNNNNNNNNNNNNNNNNNNNNNNNNNNNNNNNNNNNNNNNNNNNNNNNNNNNNNNNNNNNNNNNNNNNNNNNNNNNNNNNNNNNNNNNNNNNNNNNNNNNNNNNNNNNNNNNNNNNNNNNNNNNNNNNNNNNNNNNNNNNNNNNNNNNNNNNNNNNNNNNNNNNNNNNNNNNNNNNNNNNNNNNNNNNNNNNNNNNNNNNNNNNNNNNNNNNNNNNNNNNNNNNNNNNNNNNNNNNNNNNNNNNNNNNNNNNNNNNNNNNNNNNNNNNNNNNNNNNNNNNNNNNNNNNNNNNNNNNNNNNNNNNNNNNNNNNNNNNNNNNNNNNNNNNNNNNNNNNNNNNNNNNNNNNNNNNNNNNNNNNNNNNNNNNNNNNNNNNNNNNNNNNNNNNNNNNNNNNNNNNNNNNNNNNNNNNNNNNNNNNNNNNNNNNNNNNNNNNNNNNNNNNNNNNNNNNNNNNNNNNNNNNNNNNNNNNNNNNNNNNNNNNNNNNNNNNNNNNNNNNNNNNNNNNNNNNNNNNNNNNNNNNNNNNNNNNNNNNNNNNNNNNNNNNNNNNNNNNNNNNNNNNNNNNNNNNNNNNNNNNNNNNNNNNNNNNNNNNNNNNNNNNNNNNNNNNNNNNNNNNNNNNNNNNNNNNNNNNNNNNNNNNNNNNNNNNNNNNNNNNNNNNNNNNNNNNNNNNNNNNNNNNNNNNNNNNNNNNNNNNNNNNNNNNNNNNNNNNNNNNNNNNNNNNNNNNNNNNNNNNNNNNNNNNNNNNNNNNNNNNNNNNNNNNNNNNNNNNNNNNNNNNNNNNNNNNNNNNNNNNNNNNNNNNNNNNNNNNNNNNNNNNNNNNNNNNNNNNNNNNNNNNNNNNNNNNNNNNNNNNNNNNNNNNNNNNNNNNNNNNNNNNNNNNNNNNNNNNNNNNNNNNNNNNNNNNNNNNNNNNNNNNNNNNNNNNNNNNNNNNNNNNNNNNNNNNNNNNNNNNNNNNNNNNNNNNNNNNNNNNNNNNNNNNNNNNNNNNNNNNNNNNNNNNNNNNNNNNNNNNNNNNNNNNNNNNNNNNNNNNNNNNNNNNNNNNNNNNNNNNNNNNNNNNNNNNNNNNNNNNNNNNNNNNNNNNNNNNNNNNNNNNNNNNNNNNNNNNNNNNNNNNNNNNNNNNNNNNNNNNNNNNNNNNNNNNNNNNNNNNNNNNNNNNNNNNNNNNNNNNNNNNNNNNNNNNNNNNNNNNNNNNNNNNNNNNNNNNNNNNNNNNNNNNNNNNNNNNNNNNNNNNNNNNNNNNNNNNNNNNNNNNNNNNNNNNNNNNNNNNNNNNNNNNNNNNNNNNNNNNNNNNNNNNNNNNNNNNNNNNNNNNNNNNNNNNNNNNNNNNNNNNNNNNNNNNNNNNNNNNNNNNNNNNNNNNNNNNNNNNNNNNNNNNNNNNNNNNNNNNNNNNNNNNNNNNNNNNNNNNNNNNNNNNNNNNNNNNNNNNNNNNNNNNNNNNNNNNNNNNNNNNNNNNNNNNNNNNNNNNNNNNNNNNNNNNNNNNNNNNNNNNNNNNNNNNNNNNNNNNNNNNNNNNNNNNNNNNNNNNNNNNNNNNNNNNNNNNNNNNNNNNNNNNNNNNNNNNNNNNNNNNNNNNNNNNNNNNNNNNNNNNNNNNNNNNNNNNNNNNNNNNNNNNNNNNNNNNNNNNNNNNNNNNNNNNNNNNNNNNNNNNNNNNNNNNNNNNNNNNNNNNNNNNNNNNNNNNNNNNNNNNNNNNNNNNNNNNNNNNNNNNNNNNNNNNNNNNNNNNNNNNNNNNNNNNNNNNNNNNNNNNNNNNNNNNNNNNNNNNNNNTGAAGAAATGCTTCAAAGTAAGTTTGATGATTGTGCATCGGAATCGAACAACATCGatcataaattaaacatttgttgttttatcaaaatataaatcTCCTTCTTGCAAACTTTTACAATCTTGTTTACATCTCACACCCTAATTCTTAAGCAAAATATAAACTTATAAACAAATCACcggttaataaattatttattccgCTCCATTTATGGGTTTCAAGATATATCCAGATTTTGACGGCAAAATAAATCTCCATTTATGGTAACCAGGAGTTTGGAAGTCTAAGCAAAGGCG
Proteins encoded:
- the LOC140958755 gene encoding G-type lectin S-receptor-like serine/threonine-protein kinase At4g27290; protein product: MKLGWNLVTGVDVYLAAWKADDDPAPGEFVYRLELSGYPQIFLRRNTSELTRFGPWNGIYFSGFPDVRGNPTFSMDFVMDKNGVYYQENAIDKQVVRRFKLFSSGVGQKLTWVNRTQKWEVYMDRPADNCDSYGLCGAYGICHIQNSPACSCLGRFVPKDSEGWIKADWTSGCIRRTNLSCQGDGFIRYSSIKLPDAQNSWINESMTLTECEAECLKNCSCSAYTQLNISNGIGCLLWFGDLVDIRSLSVDGQDIYIKMASSEIGQIVSIINTSRGTKRRILIASLTSIMGMILLGLSLMLFIWKRNKGSMTGEEARKCKESKDKESELTFFKLDIILKATNCFAMENKLGEGGFGPVYKGVLKEGQEIAVKQLARTSMQGIDEFKNEVICIAKLQHRNLVRLLGCCVQGDENLLIYEYMPNKSLDTILFHDTTSDLLDWPKRFRIINGIARGLVYLHQDSRLRIIHRDLKASNILLDSEMNPKISDFGMARSFGGNETEAKTRRVVGTYGYMSPEYAVDGIFSVKSDVFSFGVLVLEIVSGKRNRGFSHSDHHLNLIGHAWTLYKEERSHGLAEASLQNPRDLPQVIRSIHVGLLCVQQNPEDRPSMSSVVLMLGNDGVLPEAKQPGFFTEREPVVSQDSSSTHATNSPNHLTITQLDPR